A section of the Nerophis ophidion isolate RoL-2023_Sa linkage group LG16, RoL_Noph_v1.0, whole genome shotgun sequence genome encodes:
- the hemk1 gene encoding MTRF1L release factor glutamine methyltransferase — protein sequence MWKKTVTAVNTFLVGRSSGVKEMWGACAVRPCSTVTSPAARMTARQAADFWRRRFEVKSMTEPDLSSHYIIAHVLGAKTIQSVDPERLSAILTQEETEQIWTLCMRRLSSMPVQYVIEEWDFRDLTLKMKPPVFIPRPETEELVELVLKDLQRKNHGRRGSPTCLEVGCGSGAISLSLLKSLPQLTAIALDQSLDAVELTKENASRLGLQDRLKVYHLDVTEDAETVLKLCRNVTALVSNPPYLFTEDLSSLEPEIFRFEDHAALDGGKDGLKVIQKILTLAPHILADNGHVYLEVEPRHPGIIGQWVETNVKQLHLVKTHHDISNRPRFCILQRKKSNVHTLDLD from the exons GAAATGTGGGGTGCCTGTGCAGTGCGACCATGCAGTACAGTGACATCTCCTGCAGCCAGGATGACCGCAAGACAAGCTGCAGACTTTTGGAGGAGACGCTTTGAGGTCAAAAGTATGACAGAACCTGACCTCTCCAGCCACTACATCATTGCTCATGTGCTCGGGGCTAAAACT ATTCAAAGTGTTGATCCGGAGCGATTGTCTGCCATTCTCACTCAAGAGGAAACAGAGCAAATATGGACGCTGTGCATGAGGCGCCTTTCCAG CATGCCTGTGCAATATGTGATTGAGGAGTGGGACTTCAGAGATCTGACACTGAAGATGAAGCCTCCTGTGTTCATCCCACGACCAGAAACAGAG GAGTTGGTAGAACTGGTACTGAAGGATCTGCAGAGGAAAAACCACGGGAGACGAGGCTCACCTACATGTTTGGAAGTGGGATGCGGCTCTGGGGCTATTTCTCTCAGCCTGCTCAAGAGCCTGCCTCAG CTTACAGCCATCGCACTAGATCAAAGTCTGGATGCCGTGGAACTGACAAAAGAAAATGCATCAAG GCTGGGACTTCAGGATAGATTAAAGGTTTATCATCTGGATGTCACGGAAG ATGCGGAAACTGTGTTGAAGCTGTGCCGCAACGTGACTGCATTAGTCAGCAACCCTCCTTATCTCTTCACGGAGGATTTGTCATCACTGGAACCGGAAATTTTTAG GTTTGAGGACCACGCCGCTTTGGACGGAGGCAAGGACGGCTTGAAAGTAATCCAGAAGATTCTGACTCTGGCTCCACACATTCTGGCAGACAACGG CCATGTTTACTTGGAGGTGGAGCCTAGACACCCCGGGATCATTGGGCAGTGGGTGGAGACCAACGTGAAGCAGCTGCATTTGGTGAAGACGCATCACGACATCAGCAACAG GCCCCGATTTTGCATCCTTCAGAGGAAGAagtcaaatgtccacacgctggaCCTGGATTGA
- the cish gene encoding cytokine-inducible SH2-containing protein isoform X3, with protein MILCVPGPRALLPAAPSTEAPQRGMRAGTGAAMPCLQSSSPLWDPTKDLRAIASNFCYLETSGMKIVCMSVLRMKVTLFSVYVCAGWYWGGISAAQAHNALQGASEGAFLVRDSSHPLYMLTLSVKTTRGPTSIRIQYSCTQFLLDCSSPARPSLSSFPDVPSLVQHYMGSERRPEDGRAAEQQALSKTSVQEDASSSSVVLKLKRAVYKPQCLPSLQHLTRLVINRHSDHCAQLPLPRPLLRFIQEYPFKV; from the exons ATGATTCTCTGTGTACCAGG CCCCCGAGCTCTTTTGCCCGCGGCTCCATCTACTGAGGCGCCCCAGAGGGGCATGCGGGCGGGCACAGGGGCAGCGATGCCTTGCCTTCAGAGCAGCTCGCCACTGTGGGACCCCACCAAAGACTTGCGTGCGATTGCGAGCAACTTTTGCTACCTGGAAACATCAGGTATGAAGATTGTTTGCATGTCAGTTTTGCGAATGAAAGTAACATTGttttctgtgtatgtgtgtgcaggaTGGTACTGGGGGGGTATAAGTGCAGCTCAGGCCCACAATGCACTTCAAGGGGCTTCAGAGGGGGCTTTTTTGGTACGGGACAGCAGCCACCCTCTGTACATGCTTACACTGTCGGTCAAGACAACGCGGGGTCCCACCAGCATACGCATCCAGTACAGCTGCACTCAGTTCTTGCTGGACTGCAGCTCCCCGGCCAGACCGAGCCTGTCGTCCTTCCCTGACGTGCCCAGCCTGGTACAGcactacatgggctcagaaaGGAGACCGGAAGACGGGCGGGCGGCAGAGCAGCAGGCTCTCTCCAAGACGAGCGTCCAAGAAGATGCGTCATCTTCGTCGGTAGTGCTGAAATTAAAGCGGGCCGTATACAAGCCCCAGTGCCTGCCGTCCCTACAGCACCTCACTCGCCTGGTCATCAACAGGCACTCAGACCACTGCGCCCAGCTACCACTCCCTCGGCCACTCCTGCGCTTCATACAGGAATATCCCTTCAAGGTGTGA
- the cish gene encoding cytokine-inducible SH2-containing protein isoform X4 translates to MILCVPGPRALLPAAPSTEAPQRGMRAGTGAAMPCLQSSSPLWDPTKDLRAIASNFCYLETSGWYWGGISAAQAHNALQGASEGAFLVRDSSHPLYMLTLSVKTTRGPTSIRIQYSCTQFLLDCSSPARPSLSSFPDVPSLVQHYMGSERRPEDGRAAEQQALSKTSVQEDASSSSVVLKLKRAVYKPQCLPSLQHLTRLVINRHSDHCAQLPLPRPLLRFIQEYPFKV, encoded by the exons ATGATTCTCTGTGTACCAGG CCCCCGAGCTCTTTTGCCCGCGGCTCCATCTACTGAGGCGCCCCAGAGGGGCATGCGGGCGGGCACAGGGGCAGCGATGCCTTGCCTTCAGAGCAGCTCGCCACTGTGGGACCCCACCAAAGACTTGCGTGCGATTGCGAGCAACTTTTGCTACCTGGAAACATCAG gaTGGTACTGGGGGGGTATAAGTGCAGCTCAGGCCCACAATGCACTTCAAGGGGCTTCAGAGGGGGCTTTTTTGGTACGGGACAGCAGCCACCCTCTGTACATGCTTACACTGTCGGTCAAGACAACGCGGGGTCCCACCAGCATACGCATCCAGTACAGCTGCACTCAGTTCTTGCTGGACTGCAGCTCCCCGGCCAGACCGAGCCTGTCGTCCTTCCCTGACGTGCCCAGCCTGGTACAGcactacatgggctcagaaaGGAGACCGGAAGACGGGCGGGCGGCAGAGCAGCAGGCTCTCTCCAAGACGAGCGTCCAAGAAGATGCGTCATCTTCGTCGGTAGTGCTGAAATTAAAGCGGGCCGTATACAAGCCCCAGTGCCTGCCGTCCCTACAGCACCTCACTCGCCTGGTCATCAACAGGCACTCAGACCACTGCGCCCAGCTACCACTCCCTCGGCCACTCCTGCGCTTCATACAGGAATATCCCTTCAAGGTGTGA
- the cish gene encoding cytokine-inducible SH2-containing protein isoform X2 codes for MTCFIPLLLCLRLSISRFMLCVNPQSCFLSFRRILEGRPPASSCHGTVTLCPRALLPAAPSTEAPQRGMRAGTGAAMPCLQSSSPLWDPTKDLRAIASNFCYLETSGWYWGGISAAQAHNALQGASEGAFLVRDSSHPLYMLTLSVKTTRGPTSIRIQYSCTQFLLDCSSPARPSLSSFPDVPSLVQHYMGSERRPEDGRAAEQQALSKTSVQEDASSSSVVLKLKRAVYKPQCLPSLQHLTRLVINRHSDHCAQLPLPRPLLRFIQEYPFKV; via the exons atgACGTGTTttattccactccttctttgtctacgTTTGTCCATCAgccgttttatgctgtgcgtgaatccacaaag CTGCTTCCTGTCATTCCGCCGCATCCTGGAAGGACGACCGCCAGCATCGTCATGCCACGGTACCGTGACACTCTG CCCCCGAGCTCTTTTGCCCGCGGCTCCATCTACTGAGGCGCCCCAGAGGGGCATGCGGGCGGGCACAGGGGCAGCGATGCCTTGCCTTCAGAGCAGCTCGCCACTGTGGGACCCCACCAAAGACTTGCGTGCGATTGCGAGCAACTTTTGCTACCTGGAAACATCAG gaTGGTACTGGGGGGGTATAAGTGCAGCTCAGGCCCACAATGCACTTCAAGGGGCTTCAGAGGGGGCTTTTTTGGTACGGGACAGCAGCCACCCTCTGTACATGCTTACACTGTCGGTCAAGACAACGCGGGGTCCCACCAGCATACGCATCCAGTACAGCTGCACTCAGTTCTTGCTGGACTGCAGCTCCCCGGCCAGACCGAGCCTGTCGTCCTTCCCTGACGTGCCCAGCCTGGTACAGcactacatgggctcagaaaGGAGACCGGAAGACGGGCGGGCGGCAGAGCAGCAGGCTCTCTCCAAGACGAGCGTCCAAGAAGATGCGTCATCTTCGTCGGTAGTGCTGAAATTAAAGCGGGCCGTATACAAGCCCCAGTGCCTGCCGTCCCTACAGCACCTCACTCGCCTGGTCATCAACAGGCACTCAGACCACTGCGCCCAGCTACCACTCCCTCGGCCACTCCTGCGCTTCATACAGGAATATCCCTTCAAGGTGTGA
- the cish gene encoding cytokine-inducible SH2-containing protein isoform X1 produces MTCFIPLLLCLRLSISRFMLCVNPQSCFLSFRRILEGRPPASSCHGTVTLCPRALLPAAPSTEAPQRGMRAGTGAAMPCLQSSSPLWDPTKDLRAIASNFCYLETSGMKIVCMSVLRMKVTLFSVYVCAGWYWGGISAAQAHNALQGASEGAFLVRDSSHPLYMLTLSVKTTRGPTSIRIQYSCTQFLLDCSSPARPSLSSFPDVPSLVQHYMGSERRPEDGRAAEQQALSKTSVQEDASSSSVVLKLKRAVYKPQCLPSLQHLTRLVINRHSDHCAQLPLPRPLLRFIQEYPFKV; encoded by the exons atgACGTGTTttattccactccttctttgtctacgTTTGTCCATCAgccgttttatgctgtgcgtgaatccacaaag CTGCTTCCTGTCATTCCGCCGCATCCTGGAAGGACGACCGCCAGCATCGTCATGCCACGGTACCGTGACACTCTG CCCCCGAGCTCTTTTGCCCGCGGCTCCATCTACTGAGGCGCCCCAGAGGGGCATGCGGGCGGGCACAGGGGCAGCGATGCCTTGCCTTCAGAGCAGCTCGCCACTGTGGGACCCCACCAAAGACTTGCGTGCGATTGCGAGCAACTTTTGCTACCTGGAAACATCAGGTATGAAGATTGTTTGCATGTCAGTTTTGCGAATGAAAGTAACATTGttttctgtgtatgtgtgtgcaggaTGGTACTGGGGGGGTATAAGTGCAGCTCAGGCCCACAATGCACTTCAAGGGGCTTCAGAGGGGGCTTTTTTGGTACGGGACAGCAGCCACCCTCTGTACATGCTTACACTGTCGGTCAAGACAACGCGGGGTCCCACCAGCATACGCATCCAGTACAGCTGCACTCAGTTCTTGCTGGACTGCAGCTCCCCGGCCAGACCGAGCCTGTCGTCCTTCCCTGACGTGCCCAGCCTGGTACAGcactacatgggctcagaaaGGAGACCGGAAGACGGGCGGGCGGCAGAGCAGCAGGCTCTCTCCAAGACGAGCGTCCAAGAAGATGCGTCATCTTCGTCGGTAGTGCTGAAATTAAAGCGGGCCGTATACAAGCCCCAGTGCCTGCCGTCCCTACAGCACCTCACTCGCCTGGTCATCAACAGGCACTCAGACCACTGCGCCCAGCTACCACTCCCTCGGCCACTCCTGCGCTTCATACAGGAATATCCCTTCAAGGTGTGA